In Fusobacterium canifelinum, a genomic segment contains:
- the recO gene encoding DNA repair protein RecO: MIFLRGKGIIIAKKDIEEADRYITIFMEDYGKVSTVIKGIRKSKKRDKTAVDILSLTDFQFYKKNDSLIISNFSTVKDYIGVKSDIDKINIAFYIFSILNQILVENGRNRKIYEVLERTLDYLNTSNDERKNYLLILFFLNTLIKEEGISIEDSSHMEELQVEMKNQRKVEIDDNVKKILQYLFENNLKVVINDEKYKIDYVRKAILVLENYINFHLDTNINAQKILWGALLW, translated from the coding sequence ATGATATTTTTAAGAGGTAAAGGTATTATTATAGCAAAGAAAGATATTGAAGAAGCAGATAGATACATTACAATATTTATGGAAGATTATGGAAAAGTTTCCACTGTTATAAAAGGGATAAGAAAAAGTAAAAAAAGAGATAAGACAGCAGTAGATATATTATCTTTAACAGATTTTCAGTTCTATAAAAAAAATGATAGTTTAATAATTTCAAATTTTTCAACTGTTAAAGATTATATAGGAGTAAAATCTGATATAGATAAGATAAATATAGCATTTTATATATTTTCTATATTAAATCAGATTTTGGTTGAAAATGGTAGAAATAGAAAAATTTATGAAGTCTTAGAGAGAACTCTTGATTATTTGAATACATCAAATGATGAAAGAAAAAATTATCTTTTAATCTTATTTTTCTTAAATACTTTAATTAAAGAAGAAGGAATTTCTATTGAAGATAGTAGTCATATGGAAGAACTTCAAGTTGAGATGAAAAATCAAAGAAAAGTGGAGATAGATGATAATGTAAAAAAAATATTGCAATATTTATTTGAGAATAATTTAAAAGTAGTAATTAATGATGAAAAATATAAAATTGATTATGTAAGAAAAGCAATATTAGTATTAGAAAATTATATTAATTTTCATTTAGATACTAATATAAATGCTCAAAAAATATTATGGGGGGCTTTATTATGGTAA
- a CDS encoding LolA family protein, whose protein sequence is MKKFIILLFILVQGLIFSATKSLSDIKTVKFDVVEKTTVKSKKKEISYKIDFELPNKIKKEVTAPELNKGEIYLYDYTANKKVVYLPLFNEVKENKIVDDENRIIKAINKIIEEEKKNKDFSQKFYAKKPQSLNIDEQVSIDILSYIEVDGFVFPETVEIKDRGTKVGDIKISNLKINPILDSKTFTEIPKK, encoded by the coding sequence ATGAAAAAATTTATAATATTATTATTCATATTAGTACAGGGATTAATATTTTCAGCAACAAAAAGTTTATCAGATATAAAAACAGTAAAATTTGATGTTGTTGAGAAAACTACTGTAAAATCAAAAAAGAAAGAAATTAGTTACAAAATTGATTTTGAGTTACCAAATAAAATTAAAAAAGAAGTTACAGCTCCAGAATTAAACAAAGGGGAGATATACCTTTATGATTACACAGCAAATAAAAAAGTTGTGTATCTGCCTTTATTTAATGAAGTTAAGGAAAATAAAATAGTTGATGATGAAAATAGAATAATAAAGGCAATTAATAAAATAATAGAAGAAGAAAAGAAAAATAAAGATTTTAGCCAAAAATTTTATGCAAAAAAACCTCAAAGCTTAAATATAGATGAACAAGTTTCAATTGATATTTTAAGTTATATAGAAGTTGATGGTTTTGTTTTTCCAGAAACTGTTGAAATAAAAGACAGAGGAACTAAGGTAGGAGATATAAAAATAAGTAATTTAAAGATAAATCCTATTTTAGATAGTAAGACTTTCACTGAAATTCCTAAAAAATAG
- the mreC gene encoding rod shape-determining protein MreC has translation MKKESKIKILLPILAVIIVTVLIFNRLLFKLKDQIDKVFLPIQSKVYNVANRASGIKDIIFSYENFIAENEKLKKENMELKIEKIKDQKIYEENERLLKLLEMKENSIYKGTLKFARVSFSDINNLNNKIFIDLGSKDGIKIDMITVYGDYLVGKIVTVHDNYSEVELITNPNSIISTKTMGDVLGIARGSDEEDGLLYFQPSIVEDNLKAGDEIITSGISDIYPEGIKIGKIEQIDEKENYGYKRVTLKPGFESKDLREVIVISRENTVNRPIVKEEVKELEGDEE, from the coding sequence ATGAAAAAAGAAAGTAAAATAAAAATTCTTTTGCCAATATTAGCAGTAATAATTGTTACAGTTTTAATTTTTAATAGACTTTTATTTAAATTGAAAGATCAAATAGATAAGGTTTTTCTACCAATTCAGAGCAAAGTATATAATGTAGCCAATAGAGCTAGTGGAATAAAAGATATAATTTTCTCTTATGAAAACTTCATAGCAGAAAATGAAAAATTAAAAAAAGAAAATATGGAATTAAAAATTGAAAAAATAAAAGATCAAAAAATATATGAAGAAAATGAAAGATTACTAAAACTTTTAGAAATGAAAGAAAATAGCATTTATAAAGGAACTTTAAAATTTGCAAGAGTAAGTTTTAGTGATATAAATAATCTAAACAATAAGATCTTCATAGACCTTGGTTCAAAAGATGGAATAAAAATTGATATGATAACTGTATATGGAGACTATTTAGTTGGAAAAATAGTAACAGTTCATGATAATTATTCTGAGGTTGAACTTATTACAAATCCTAATTCTATCATAAGTACTAAAACAATGGGGGATGTATTAGGAATTGCAAGAGGTAGTGATGAAGAAGATGGTCTTTTATATTTTCAACCTTCAATAGTTGAGGATAATTTAAAAGCAGGAGATGAAATAATTACATCAGGAATTAGTGATATTTATCCTGAGGGAATTAAAATTGGAAAAATAGAGCAAATTGATGAAAAAGAAAATTATGGTTATAAGAGGGTTACACTAAAACCTGGTTTTGAAAGTAAGGACTTAAGAGAAGTAATAGTAATCAGCAGAGAGAATACAGTAAATAGACCAATAGTTAAAGAAGAGGTAAAAGAGCTAGAAGGAGATGAAGAATAA
- a CDS encoding MFS transporter, whose protein sequence is MKKSIIGLLWGESTLKVMSILYDSVITAFLLQFGLKNTQIGLLWSVILLTQMLFDYPTGSFADRYGRLKIFTIGMVLTGSAIVMIAYSVNISMLYISAILMGIGESQISGTLFPWFVNSLDKVENLQEKEEYILKSNGQVQYSTNIIGILTGFAISFFNLDYKFILILAGTFQAINGILIYFSFQDNKSMEANLIKIGKKSFQIFLKENKLWIYTLAMTIHYSFYSVHLFIWQPRANLLGVIGSKLTGINSVYLSCLVVSGLIIKYKKEIKNYLYVLCVILIPISLIIIYQSQNLILYILGTILLGLSNGMVAPQIMSTVHYFIPDEVRSSVISLLSSLSSIFLIFLQVIIGKILDIKGSYYLEILCVLFGVIYIICIILILKWLKENKNKI, encoded by the coding sequence ATGAAAAAGAGTATAATAGGTTTACTTTGGGGAGAAAGTACCTTAAAAGTTATGTCAATATTATATGATTCAGTCATAACTGCTTTTTTATTACAGTTTGGTTTAAAAAATACTCAAATAGGATTGCTTTGGTCTGTTATTTTGCTGACACAAATGTTATTTGATTATCCTACTGGAAGTTTTGCAGATAGATATGGTAGATTAAAAATTTTTACTATTGGTATGGTGCTAACAGGAAGTGCCATAGTTATGATAGCATATAGTGTTAATATAAGTATGTTATATATTTCAGCTATATTAATGGGAATTGGAGAATCTCAAATAAGTGGTACATTATTTCCTTGGTTTGTAAATAGTTTAGATAAAGTAGAAAATCTACAAGAGAAAGAAGAATATATTTTAAAAAGTAATGGACAGGTTCAATATTCTACTAATATTATAGGAATTTTAACAGGATTTGCAATTTCTTTTTTTAATTTAGATTATAAATTTATACTTATTCTTGCAGGAACATTCCAAGCCATAAATGGAATTTTAATTTATTTTTCTTTTCAAGATAATAAAAGTATGGAAGCAAATTTAATAAAGATTGGAAAGAAAAGTTTTCAAATATTTTTAAAAGAAAATAAATTATGGATATATACTCTTGCAATGACGATTCATTATTCTTTCTATTCAGTCCACCTTTTTATATGGCAACCTAGAGCAAATTTATTAGGAGTTATTGGAAGTAAACTTACTGGAATTAATAGTGTATATTTATCATGTTTGGTAGTTAGTGGACTTATTATTAAATATAAAAAGGAAATTAAAAATTATTTATATGTTTTATGTGTAATTTTAATTCCTATATCTTTAATAATTATTTATCAATCCCAAAATCTTATTTTATATATTTTAGGTACAATTCTTTTAGGACTTAGTAATGGTATGGTAGCACCTCAAATTATGAGTACAGTTCATTATTTTATTCCAGATGAAGTGAGGTCGTCAGTTATATCTTTGCTCAGTTCCCTATCAAGTATCTTTTTAATATTTTTACAGGTGATAATTGGAAAAATATTGGATATAAAAGGAAGTTATTACCTTGAAATTTTATGTGTATTGTTTGGAGTTATTTATATCATTTGCATAATATTAATTTTAAAATGGTTAAAAGAAAATAAAAATAAAATTTAA
- a CDS encoding DMT family transporter yields the protein MDNHIKGALLVCLAATMWGFDGIVLTPRLFNLHVPFVVFILHLLPLILMSIIFGKEEIKNIKKLDKNDLFFFFCVALFGGCLGTLSIVKALFLVNFKHLTVVTLLQKLQPIFAIILARLLLKEKLKRAYLFWGFLALVGGYLLTFEFHLPEFISADNLLPASLYSLLAAFSFGSATVFGKRILKSASFRTALYLRYLMTSCIMFVIVAFTSGFGDFTTATSGNWLIFVIIALTTGSGAILLYYFGLRYITAKVATMCELCFPISSVVFDYLINGNVLSPVQIASAILMIISIIRISKLN from the coding sequence ATGGATAATCATATAAAAGGAGCTCTACTTGTTTGTTTAGCTGCTACCATGTGGGGTTTTGATGGAATAGTTTTAACACCTAGGTTGTTTAATTTACATGTTCCATTTGTAGTTTTTATACTTCATCTTTTACCATTGATACTTATGTCAATTATCTTTGGAAAAGAAGAAATTAAAAATATTAAAAAATTAGATAAAAATGATTTATTTTTCTTTTTCTGTGTAGCTTTGTTTGGTGGTTGCTTAGGAACTCTATCAATAGTTAAAGCATTATTTTTAGTAAATTTTAAACATTTAACAGTTGTTACTTTGTTACAAAAATTACAACCAATATTTGCAATAATATTAGCAAGGTTACTTTTAAAAGAAAAATTAAAAAGAGCTTACTTATTTTGGGGATTTTTAGCTTTAGTTGGAGGATATCTTTTAACATTTGAATTTCATCTTCCAGAATTTATTTCAGCTGATAATCTGTTACCAGCTTCTCTTTATTCATTACTTGCTGCTTTCTCATTTGGTTCAGCAACAGTATTTGGAAAGAGAATATTGAAGTCTGCTTCTTTTAGAACAGCACTTTATTTAAGATATTTGATGACAAGCTGTATAATGTTTGTTATTGTGGCTTTTACTTCTGGCTTTGGAGACTTTACAACAGCCACATCTGGAAATTGGTTAATCTTTGTAATTATTGCCTTAACAACAGGAAGTGGAGCGATACTACTTTATTATTTCGGACTTAGATATATAACAGCAAAAGTTGCTACTATGTGTGAACTATGTTTCCCTATATCTAGTGTAGTTTTTGACTACTTAATAAATGGGAATGTATTAAGTCCTGTTCAAATTGCAAGTGCAATTTTAATGATAATTTCAATAATAAGAATTAGTAAATTAAATTAA